The window GCCATTTTCGAGGTAAAGCGCTCATCGTACCTGTTTACTGGTATTGCAGGAAAACTTTTCTTCAATAAATTTATAAATGCCTGTATACACTGCTCCGATTCGGATGATGTTCCATCCATATTTTTAGGTTCCCCCACAACAAAGCATTCAACATCTTCATGTGAAGTATATGCTTTCAGATACGGGAGCACATCTTTTGAATGTAGCGTTGTTAAGGCATTAGCAATCATTTTCAAATTGTCGGTCACTGCCAGTCCAACTCTTTTTGTTCCGTAATCGATTGCAAGTATTCTTCCCACAAAAAATATTTTTTACAAAATTATAAATAATAAATAAACCTACGTTATATAAATTAAGGTATTTATTTATAATTTTACAAAATCAAAATTTATGATATGGAAATTAAAGAAATTATTGAAAAAGCCTGGGAAAACAGGGAATTGCTCAAAGAGAAAGAAACCATTGCTGCAATTAATAAAGCTATATTAGAACTTGATTCCGGCAAACAAAGAGTTGCAGAATTCACTCCTGAAGGATGGATTGTGAATACATGGCTGAAAAAGGCAGTATTATTATATTTCCCCATCCAGGAAATGCAAGTTATCGAAGTAGGTCCATTTGAATTTCACGATAAGATTCCATTAAAAAGAAATTATGCACGCCTTGGTGTCCGCGTGGTTCCTCATGCCATTGCACGCCACGGCTCGTATATTGCAAAAGGTGTTATCATGATGCCTTCGTATATCAATATTGGCGCCTATGTTGATTCAGGCACTATGGTTGACACCTGGGCCACAGTAGGTTCATGCGCACAAATCGGGAAAAACGTTCACCTTAGCGGAGGCGTTGGTATTGGCGGTGTTCTGGAACCCGTACAGGCTGCGCCCGTAATCGTAGAAGACGGTTGCTTTATTGGTTCGCGCTGTATTATTGTTGAAGGTGCACGTATTGAAAAAGAAGCGGTACTCGGAGCTAATGTAGTTATTACACA is drawn from Bacteroidales bacterium and contains these coding sequences:
- a CDS encoding 2,3,4,5-tetrahydropyridine-2,6-dicarboxylate N-succinyltransferase, giving the protein MYDMEIKEIIEKAWENRELLKEKETIAAINKAILELDSGKQRVAEFTPEGWIVNTWLKKAVLLYFPIQEMQVIEVGPFEFHDKIPLKRNYARLGVRVVPHAIARHGSYIAKGVIMMPSYINIGAYVDSGTMVDTWATVGSCAQIGKNVHLSGGVGIGGVLEPVQAAPVIVEDGCFIGSRCIIVEGARIEKEAVLGANVVITQSTKIIDVSESTPKEYKGYVPSRSVVIPGSYTRKFNAGNYNVNCALIIGKRQESTDLKTSLNNVLRDFDVAV
- the ruvX gene encoding Holliday junction resolvase RuvX codes for the protein MGRILAIDYGTKRVGLAVTDNLKMIANALTTLHSKDVLPYLKAYTSHEDVECFVVGEPKNMDGTSSESEQCIQAFINLLKKSFPAIPVNRYDERFTSKMAMQTLYDAGLKKKDRQKKELLDSVSATLILQSYLENSIIKK